The genomic stretch GGGCGCGGAGTCCTCGTCGGCATTGACCACAtcccgggcgccggcggccaccacgTCGGCCGAGCCTGTGTACACCACCCTCCCCACGCCGGACGCGCGGCAGGCCGCGAGGAGCCGCCTCGTGccctcggcggcgaggcggtggagggagaggaaggacCCGTCGctcccggaggcggcggcggtggtcgcGTCCACATGGAAGACGGCCGCGGCTCCGGCGAGCGCGGAGGCGAGGCCCGCGGGGTCGGAGAGGTCGACGGCGTGGTGGCGGACGAGGGGggaggccggcggtgggggcggggaaggggaggggtcgacgacggcgacggccgacCAGCGGCccgaggcggcgagcgcggcggcgaggtggcggccGAGGAGGGTGGAGCGGCCGAAGGTGACGGCGCAGGCGGGCTTGCCCGTGGTCGGgccggcctcggcggtcgccatcgcgGGTGGGGTGGGAGTGGGACGGAGGTGGGGGACAAGGCGAAATGGGGAGGGAGCAAAAGGGGTTTTCGTTCGTATCTTTTTCAGctgattttgtttttgtttccgaaaaatatttttatttgccACCGTGAAAACTAGAGCATGCACAATTGTACATCAGGTTCGATACAGGCTGGGGACCATGGATTCGTGCTTAACCGAACAGCTCATGGAATCAAAGCTTTTCTTTCGACAACCAAAGAGCAATCTGCCTCATGCTTTCCGCGAAAACAATAGCTAAGCTCATGTAACTTTTGGCTGCTTCGGGATGAACGgtcaagggggtgtttggtttcaccttgcttgctaaagtttagcaatttttagttgctaaactgctaaacacccttgctaaaacttgctaaagttgagttgctaaagtttagcattttAGCaaatttttggttgctaaaacttgctaaaaggtgggctggacaacctatACCTCTCATTTATTGCTcgtctcccccctcctgcgcacctttaataaggttAGATAaatctttttacagctcattaaataccTTTTaccaagagtatccaaacagcttttgctaaagtttagcaacttttagcaactaaaatttagcaagaggaaccaaacaaGTCCTTGGACAATTTGGTCGGGGTACAGCTTCCAAACTATGACGGACCGACAGTTCAGCTTGCCAGAATCATGACGCTTCGTTTTATGCTTCCTTTTTCGGCACGGTTGATGATTGAACACCACTTTTATCAAAGGGAAAAGCTAACGAGTGCTCGGGTGTTTCAGAGCTTCCCAGCACTCGATTTTTTCTGCTGCTGCCACAGTGCATGATTGGAGACTCCGGCGGCTATCTTCCTCAACCAAGGCGAGGCTCCGGCCATCTTCCTCAACCAAGGCGAGTGTGCAGCGAACCAACGACCTAGTTAGTGTTCTGGGGTTTGGGGTGGGGAATTTCTATGGAGCAGCGGCTGTAAAGGAAGGTCGCCGGCGGCAGGTTTAtccggcggcggttgcgggcgCGGGGGTACTCGAGTGTACTATAGACACTCCCTTATCAAAATGTGACGTGAAATCCAAGCCTGGTATTCATATGCCATCAACCAAAGGACACATTGCATGTACCTTACGTACAAGGCAGCTAGAAGTACACTAACAAGCATTGCAATGTTGATCCCGGATTCGTGCGGCTTCAAAAATACATTTGATTCGTGCAATGTCACAGCGTCAGAACATTCGGTGAGCATTCTCCATTGTCTAATAGACCATCAAGACAACACGAACGTATTGAAGAGCAAGAACTGAGATTAAACTATCGAACAGCTGACTCACGTTCTTTTTACAGAGTAGATGATGGCAGAACATGCTTATTTGTAGTAGACAAAAGAATCACTGGCTGCTATAGACAAGCACTGCCCAAGCTACATACACTCGACACAATTTTGCCGAAGCATTTCAAAATCTAGCCCAAACTTATATACCTTTCTTTCCTACATTTCTTGTGTCTTAGGGGTTTCTTTGTCCGAACTTTAACAAGATAGTTGTCATGTCACGAGAATTTCCTTTTGTTAGTCAGAAGTTATCTTTTGCTCGACGGACAACTTCAAGCACACGGTCTTCATCAAAATGATCTGGAATGGACAGAGTACTCTTAATTTCTGGATTGGAGGTCCGCAGGAAAGGATTGCACTGTTTCTCTCTCCCAATTGTTGTTGGCACCTGGTAAACATGAAACTTGGATTAAAGTCAGAGAAGGGGTGGAAATATAGTCCACTTAAGTATTTGATCAACCCATCAGTGGTATATCTTACACATCATGCATTCAGAAATGTTCATAAGAATGGGAAAGTAAACAATGCATGATATTGCGTCTAAGAAACATTAGTTTATCAAGCAAAGACTGGGAACAAGTCATATTACCGTGGGTATATTTTTATTGCGCAACTCAGCTGCATTTGCAGCGTATTCCTGTAATTCTTTATTTCCTGGTTCTACACTCAGGGCAAATTTTGAATTACTCTGCAGGGAGGAACATTAAGCATTAAATAGCGGGTCAATGCAGGAAAGTTTTTGACCTGAAATGAAAAATTACTGACCAAAGTATATTCATGTCCACAGTATACTTTCGTCTCATCAGGCAGAGCTATAATTTTCTGGAGTGAGGAATACATCTGCAGTAAGGataaaatggtcaaaaatctatgcaaaaggaaaaaaatgcacTGAGCCATTGACGATCAATAAAACTACCAAGAGTTCACAACCTTATAAATTCATATTAAATCGTCAAAGTCCAAAGTGCCAGTAGTTGGATTTGATCACGATTGTCCCATTTGATGTTCAAATAAATGTAAGTACAATACTGAACATAATGTGCAAAGGACTCGGTGATTAAAGTTCgtacctttttttttgataTTTCAGTTTCATATAATGTATTTTACTTACTCATTGTTTACAAGTTATAATAGTTGCATTTAAGACATAATTTAAATCATATAAAACATCAGAAGCTCCAACATTATGTGTATTAATCACAATTAAAGGACTTATTTGCTGAAGTAAAAGCACAACAAAGGAACTAGCTTGTTACAAAGTTGAGTAGAAAAAATAAACCAGACATACAAGAATTTTAAGTATCTTATTACaatttacatgaaaacttaGATGAAAACAGAAGAGTTTGCAAGCCAGTAAAAGCAAACCTGCTGTGGAGTCCCTTCAAAAAGCTTTCCACATGATAGATTGAACAACGTGTCACCTGTAAATATGGCTCCAGAACCAGCAAAATAATAGCACACATGACCTGATAGAAATACATGAAAAATCAATGAAGTGAACCAAATTGCGCTAGTAACTTCTTTtgccaaaaaaagaaacataagaTGTATTCTCTGTTTGCTTTTTCTAAGAAATACAACGACTTTGATTGCTTCGAACATGTTTTGTAACAAGCACTGCCAGTCTGCCACAACTCACATATTTTATCATAGCAACAAGAGAAAAGCAGTGTTTAGAACAActtataaattttaaaataagTTCTATAGAAAACAGTCACACAGATGTGATAAGGCAAACATCTGGTGGGCAACGTAGTGTGAAACTTTTAGTGCGCTCCTAATGTGAAAACAAGGGGAGAAGAAGAGGGCGGGCATCCCTCAGCTTCCATGAACAGAACTATATTGTTCTCCTCATGTTGATGCAAAAATATATCTCCAATGTAACAACTGATGAGAAGTCCCTTgtgtttccttttttgttttttcatattttattaAATTTTCCTTTTAGCTGGCGGCTTATATGAGTTTTTCCTTTAGCTTACCCttttgttgttgatgatgtaaTGTGAAGCCTTTGTGTACATAGCAGGACTTACACTTACAATATTCAAATTGAACATAAGAGAAGACATAAGATGAGTTAGAAGAAATTTCTAATAACAACCTGAAGTATGCCCAGGAGTTTCCAGTACAAGAACTTGATGACCAGCAAACATCCATGTGTCACCCTCCTTAAGAGTGATGTCAATGCCAGGAATTCTATCCCTGTCCTTTTCAGAACCAATAACCTAAGAATAATGTCTACGACTGTTAGAAGATGAAAGCAGACAACATATCTATCAACTTCACATTAGATATTTGACTACTTGAGAAACAATCATCATTATCTTCTGGATTTTAAACTTCAGCTACCTTGAAAATTACTAAACATCTTGAATTTGACAGATACATTACTGATAAGTGTAATGAATGGCAATGTAAAATGTTCATTGTAAGCCCAGCCTTGAGTATAGACCTATATAATTCAGTTCAGTTCATAATAATATACATTTTGATTGTGTCACACACTGTCTCAGAGTTGCTAAAcaatgaaagaaaagaaaagagaggaaaGAGCCCAAATCTATACCTTTGCACCATATTTCGCCTTCAGTTCCAAGTTTCCACCAGTATGGTCGTAGTGATGATGAGTGTTCAGTATATAGGTCAAGTTCTGATTTCTCTTTTCCAATGCATTTATAATAGGCATAGCCTCAGAAGGGTCCACCACTCCAACTGTTCCAGTATCAACATCATGCAGGATATATGCATAGTTATCTCGAAGGCATGGTACCTGCACAGAAACAACAATATTTGCTGATGAATACTTAGGATGCTCAGAAATATGATTGAATGACAAGAAATCTACAGGCAGTAGGAAGAGTAATATATTGATAATCAAAGTCTTTTGGAAAATGAATTAATTCTGGTTCTTTAATAGTTTTCCCTATTTGTAACAATGCCTGCAATTTCTTTATGCTTCCATCTTATGAAGGGTAGCCAATCTGTCTGGAAGACACTACGAACAAATGATTAGACAATTATGTGGCCCACCAATGCATGCTTGAAAATGTCAGTCGTAAAGACAGTCTAAGGTGTCCTGTCCATATCATTGTAGGTAGAGGATAGATGAAAAGCCAGGCATGATTGAAGGAATAACTCATGGAATGGAAGAAGAATAAGACTATAAGAGAGACTTCTTTTCAGGAACAAGCGCTCTTTCCTGATAAAAATGGCCTTATGACCTTGTCTTTCTTGCTACAAAGCCATGCCATCCAATTCTAAGAAGCACATCACAACTAGTTTCAACTGCTGATTGCCTACTACAGAGCACTCCTATGTCAATACTCAATACAGCATCGAGGCACTTACATTGACAAGTGTTAATCAAACAATCAACAACATTAAGTCTGAATAACAACACATTGGTTAGCTAGGAGCGCTTACAAGCTCAATTTGCAAGGAAGATGAGACGCTGGTCATGTTGCAGAGGAAGCGCCCTGCGCCAAACACACGCCCTACTCCATGCAGCGTCCTCAGCGGCATGACCAACAGGGAGCCGATTCCGTACAGCAGAGGCTTCCCGAGCCATTGCTTCCGCACGCTCGGCAGCAAGGACGGCTGCCCTCTCATCTGCAAGACAAGTAGACAACAGAACGAGACCGAAATTTCTCAAAACTGAAATTCGCAGAGAACTACACACGCAGCGAAATTACGGTGACTAAACACCAATCCCATCTCCACACCGCGCAAATTCACACAAAAACTAGTAGCTAGAGTAAAGGAATAAGTACAGAAACGATAAACAACTGGCATTCCTCGATTACGCGAGAACCCAGGGACCGGTGCGCGAAACAGACAAGTTCCGTTGGCTGGAACCGAGGCAGTTAAAGTCCGCGGCAACGCGCCCCGACGGAAATCCCCGACCCCCAGATCCAAACCCCCGACGAGAACCACCGCGAAGAAGGAAgagacggggggggggggggggggggggaaagggaaccggggggggggagggggagagacacccggggggggggggggcccaaTTTAAAACCCCTTTTAAAAAATTTTTTttcccgctccctccctcccttccttcccgTGCTCGCGGGGCGCTGCCGCCTTCCGAGGAGACGAGGCGATGCGTGGCGTGGGgagcgaggagagagggagggggaggaggggggacgGCACGGCGAGTAGGGGGAAAGGAGACGGAGAGGTTGGCCGGCTGTGATGGCGCTGGCTCGCCCGCGCCGGGTCCACACGGCCCCTCGGGGATGTCTTCCCCTGTTGGTCTGGACGGTCCGTCGGGCGATCGACGGTGCCGATGGGGCCGCGAAGCGGTGCGTGGCGTGGGGCCGACGTCAGGCGCTCGTGATCGCTCCCCGGTTGGGACAGATGGACTTGGACGGAGCCGCGTGTTCTCTCCAAAGGTGCGGTGCACGGCCGGCGCGTGCCACACTTCTTCTGGGAAATTCCGTGCGTCCCGGCCGCCTCGCGCTCGTAACCAGACCAAGCATTTCCACACGATTTTGTGGCGATTCGCTTTGAATTTTCTATGCGCAAAGCTCAGGCGAACTCGGGCCTTTTTTGTCTTTTATAGGATGCTAGGCCATATGGCTCCACACCATACACACAAAATTTATCGGTGCTTGGTTTGGTAAAAAGAAATTGCAAATGCCTTTTGCTGTGGTAAACTGTTTGTTTGTTGATAG from Setaria italica strain Yugu1 chromosome II, Setaria_italica_v2.0, whole genome shotgun sequence encodes the following:
- the LOC101763589 gene encoding probable hydroxyacylglutathione hydrolase 2, chloroplastic; the protein is MRGQPSLLPSVRKQWLGKPLLYGIGSLLVMPLRTLHGVGRVFGAGRFLCNMTSVSSSLQIELVPCLRDNYAYILHDVDTGTVGVVDPSEAMPIINALEKRNQNLTYILNTHHHYDHTGGNLELKAKYGAKVIGSEKDRDRIPGIDITLKEGDTWMFAGHQVLVLETPGHTSGHVCYYFAGSGAIFTGDTLFNLSCGKLFEGTPQQMYSSLQKIIALPDETKVYCGHEYTLSNSKFALSVEPGNKELQEYAANAAELRNKNIPTVPTTIGREKQCNPFLRTSNPEIKSTLSIPDHFDEDRVLEVVRRAKDNF